One window from the genome of Vibrio vulnificus NBRC 15645 = ATCC 27562 encodes:
- a CDS encoding ABC transporter transmembrane domain-containing protein gives MKIFWNLRWFFKLRWKHYCGSILLFMLISAMQLVTPKAVGHIVDGIVANTMSTTEMLQWFAGLTLIMFAIYGCRVLWRVWLFGASIELGSILRNRLYHHLSKQPPRFFERYKTGDLMARGTNDVKNVVVTAGEGVLTAADSLITGIAVLIIMVTQISWKLTVMALLPMPFLAITIFYIVRILHQRFRIAQEAFSELSDLTQESLNGVRMLRAFGLEEQEQKRFEQMVDETGNKNIAVARVDARFDPAIQLSIGLSFFLSISVGAYLVHQKAITLGDLTAFTMYLGLMIWPMLAFAFLFNILERGSAAWNRLEEIFQQEPEIKSGDLPLTKNAQSLAIEIDNYHWNAGLPAALSQCHITLQPGAMLGIAGPVGSGKSTLIALLLRQQELKQGDIRYGDISLKQANLEHWREKFAVVSQTPFLFSCSIYDNIALGKPDASQQEVHQAAKFACIHDDILKFPDGYDTEVGEKGITLSGGQKQRIAIARAMLLNAEILILDDALSAVDGRTEHEILRNLEQFYRHQSLIVIAHRLTALEQANEIVVLNHGHIAERGDHASLIGAQGWYAEMYQYQQLEQAMEEANS, from the coding sequence GTGAAAATATTCTGGAATTTAAGGTGGTTTTTCAAACTCAGGTGGAAGCACTATTGTGGTTCTATTCTACTTTTTATGCTCATCTCTGCGATGCAACTGGTAACTCCCAAAGCAGTGGGTCACATCGTTGACGGTATCGTCGCTAATACCATGTCCACCACTGAAATGCTGCAGTGGTTTGCTGGTTTAACTCTGATTATGTTCGCCATCTATGGCTGCCGAGTGTTGTGGCGAGTGTGGCTATTTGGCGCCAGCATTGAGCTTGGCAGCATTTTGCGAAATCGTCTCTACCATCATTTATCGAAACAGCCCCCCCGATTCTTTGAACGCTACAAAACTGGCGATCTCATGGCTCGTGGCACCAACGACGTAAAAAATGTCGTCGTGACCGCAGGTGAAGGCGTGTTAACCGCAGCGGATTCGCTGATCACTGGCATTGCGGTGTTGATCATCATGGTGACGCAAATCAGTTGGAAGTTGACGGTGATGGCGTTGCTACCAATGCCGTTTTTGGCGATCACCATCTTTTACATTGTGCGCATTTTGCATCAGCGTTTTCGCATCGCTCAAGAGGCATTCTCTGAGCTTTCCGATCTGACTCAAGAGTCTCTCAATGGTGTGAGAATGCTCAGAGCCTTTGGTTTAGAAGAGCAAGAGCAAAAACGATTCGAGCAGATGGTTGATGAAACAGGCAACAAGAACATTGCGGTTGCACGTGTTGATGCGCGTTTTGACCCGGCTATTCAACTCTCTATCGGCCTTTCTTTTTTCTTAAGCATCAGCGTTGGAGCCTATCTCGTTCACCAGAAAGCGATCACGTTAGGCGATCTCACTGCCTTTACTATGTATTTAGGCTTGATGATTTGGCCAATGCTGGCGTTTGCTTTCCTATTCAACATTCTTGAACGTGGCTCCGCTGCGTGGAATCGTCTCGAGGAAATTTTCCAACAAGAGCCAGAAATTAAAAGTGGGGATTTGCCATTAACAAAAAATGCTCAGTCACTTGCGATCGAGATTGACAACTATCACTGGAATGCAGGCTTGCCCGCCGCGCTTTCTCAGTGCCACATTACCTTGCAGCCTGGCGCAATGCTTGGTATCGCGGGGCCCGTTGGCAGCGGTAAATCAACCTTGATTGCCTTGCTGCTTCGTCAACAAGAGCTGAAACAGGGCGATATTCGCTACGGTGATATCTCGCTCAAACAAGCAAACCTAGAGCATTGGCGCGAGAAATTTGCCGTTGTGAGTCAAACACCCTTTCTGTTTTCATGCTCTATCTATGACAACATCGCGTTAGGAAAGCCAGACGCAAGCCAACAAGAAGTGCATCAAGCGGCCAAATTCGCCTGTATTCACGATGACATTTTGAAGTTCCCAGACGGCTACGACACTGAAGTTGGAGAGAAAGGGATTACGTTGTCCGGCGGGCAAAAACAGCGAATTGCTATAGCCCGAGCTATGCTGCTCAACGCTGAAATTCTTATTCTCGACGATGCACTTTCAGCAGTAGATGGACGAACCGAGCACGAAATTTTACGTAACCTTGAACAGTTCTATCGTCACCAATCATTGATTGTGATTGCCCACCGACTGACAGCGTTAGAGCAAGCCAATGAAATTGTGGTGTTAAATCACGGACACATTGCCGAGCGAGGTGATCATGCCAGTTTAATTGGCGCACAAGGTTGGTATGCAGAAATGTATCAATATCAACAACTCGAACAAGCAATGGAGGAGGCAAACTCATGA
- a CDS encoding undecaprenyl-phosphate glucose phosphotransferase — MTSNKALKFADDGYATLLKIADFLLINFSLFIFIALLGEEETAIDVTAGFIFSIIFLLGGEYLGLYSHSRIRRVRASLARLCVVILLSAFMMVFVRFGFWGLKGISITNLNPTLLSYWYVLVLAFLSLFRISIISVVRAVIKLANRKKRIAIIGLTPAGLAISNSLMRDYNENDIELAFYDDREEERFGYLTQAPYKGKVDVALELARERKLDEVYIALPMVAKDRIRNYLNALSDSTVDTYLVPDLYTYNLSVSKVKSVGGVQTFSVFGSPFDGVGAFFKRVEDLVIGSLITLLILPVLVAVAIGVKLSSPGPVLFKQDRYGLGGKKIKVWKFRSMRVMENDAVVTQATKNDPRVTKFGAFIRRTSLDELPQFVNVLQGSMSIVGPRPHAVAHNEEYRVLVDNYMIRHKIKPGITGWAQINGYRGETETVDKMEKRIQYDIQYMQNWSLWLDIKIIFMTVFKGFVSETAY, encoded by the coding sequence ATGACTTCAAATAAAGCACTAAAGTTTGCCGATGATGGATACGCTACTTTATTGAAAATAGCCGACTTCCTTCTCATCAACTTTTCACTCTTCATCTTCATTGCTTTGCTCGGGGAAGAGGAAACCGCCATTGATGTCACCGCAGGATTTATCTTTTCGATTATCTTTCTGCTTGGCGGTGAATATCTGGGTCTCTATTCGCATTCTCGTATACGCCGAGTGCGTGCTTCGCTGGCCAGACTGTGCGTTGTGATACTCCTGTCTGCTTTTATGATGGTGTTCGTGCGATTTGGTTTTTGGGGGCTAAAAGGCATTTCCATCACAAACCTGAATCCAACACTGTTGAGCTACTGGTATGTACTGGTGTTGGCGTTCTTGAGCCTTTTCCGAATTTCAATCATTTCCGTTGTGCGAGCGGTGATCAAGCTGGCTAATCGTAAAAAACGCATTGCGATCATTGGCCTTACGCCTGCGGGATTGGCAATTTCCAACTCATTAATGCGAGACTACAACGAAAATGATATTGAGCTGGCGTTTTATGATGACAGAGAGGAAGAACGCTTTGGTTATTTAACGCAGGCGCCGTATAAGGGCAAAGTTGACGTTGCGTTAGAGCTTGCCCGAGAACGCAAGCTGGACGAAGTGTACATAGCGTTGCCCATGGTGGCCAAAGATCGCATCCGCAATTATCTCAATGCATTGTCTGACAGCACCGTGGATACGTATCTGGTGCCAGATCTTTATACCTATAACTTGTCGGTTTCCAAGGTGAAATCGGTAGGTGGTGTGCAAACCTTCAGCGTCTTTGGATCGCCTTTTGATGGGGTGGGAGCGTTTTTCAAACGTGTCGAAGACCTCGTCATTGGTTCGTTGATCACCCTTTTGATTTTGCCTGTACTGGTTGCTGTTGCCATTGGTGTGAAGCTCAGCTCTCCAGGCCCGGTACTGTTTAAGCAAGACCGCTATGGCCTTGGTGGCAAGAAAATCAAAGTGTGGAAGTTTCGTTCAATGCGCGTGATGGAAAACGATGCGGTAGTGACGCAAGCCACCAAGAATGATCCTCGCGTGACCAAATTTGGCGCTTTTATCCGCCGAACCTCACTAGACGAACTGCCACAGTTTGTTAACGTACTGCAAGGCTCGATGTCGATTGTGGGGCCGCGACCACACGCGGTTGCTCATAATGAAGAATATCGAGTGTTGGTCGATAACTACATGATCAGACACAAAATTAAGCCTGGCATCACGGGGTGGGCACAAATCAATGGATACCGTGGCGAAACCGAAACGGTCGATAAAATGGAAAAGCGAATCCAATACGATATTCAGTACATGCAAAACTGGAGTCTGTGGTTGGATATCAAAATTATTTTCATGACGGTATTCAAAGGCTTTGTTAGTGAGACAGCTTACTAG
- a CDS encoding capsular polysaccharide biosynthesis protein, which produces MLVRQLTSAIFGLLVCLPVNAELTPKSHIGIAGIDFQSQLAASYGSNDNVTYQADDQQAQQSDYVQLAPYLQAIGVRGEDRYLLAYSGEYRQYADSPADDYARHFLQFEGAWRFGQKHGLTWNIAQTYDQEERGDELTQGFSESQFEQYGFSQHGLRNSMFDTSLRYSYGALQGRGKLEVMLQSKQLSFRDTNDIAKANANFLRYVEEQQWREDSLVVDLFDQMSSHSRFRYSFITNQRHYEENERKNSNEYYLLFGVKTELTGKTTLEAETALLQKSFPNNGEAETFRGVNWDVEANWRPVKHSTFTLYTWQRVKDPSEEGGYILNSHYGVAWQHQWWVKRLSSRIEYGYETEDYRMANNDRRDETQIVKVSLGYDFRPSVRLEMNYQWNGMDSNEDVDRFNIGGNGSSEWVERQLGYDQSFIELQLKLQI; this is translated from the coding sequence TTGTTAGTGAGACAGCTTACTAGTGCCATCTTCGGGTTGCTCGTTTGTTTGCCAGTCAATGCAGAGTTAACACCGAAATCGCATATTGGCATTGCAGGCATCGATTTTCAGTCACAGCTCGCTGCGAGCTACGGCTCAAATGACAATGTGACGTATCAAGCAGATGATCAGCAGGCGCAGCAATCTGACTATGTTCAATTAGCGCCTTATCTTCAGGCGATTGGTGTGCGAGGGGAAGACCGTTATCTGTTGGCCTACAGCGGAGAATACCGCCAATACGCCGATTCGCCAGCTGACGATTATGCACGGCATTTTCTGCAGTTTGAAGGAGCATGGCGTTTTGGCCAAAAACACGGGCTAACATGGAACATCGCGCAAACCTACGATCAAGAAGAGCGGGGTGATGAACTCACGCAAGGGTTTAGCGAAAGTCAGTTTGAACAATACGGATTTTCTCAGCATGGCCTGAGAAATAGCATGTTTGATACCAGTTTGCGCTACAGCTACGGTGCATTACAAGGTCGCGGCAAGTTGGAAGTGATGTTGCAGAGCAAGCAGCTTAGCTTTCGTGATACCAACGATATTGCAAAAGCCAATGCGAATTTTCTCCGTTACGTTGAAGAGCAGCAGTGGCGTGAAGACAGCTTAGTGGTGGATTTGTTTGACCAAATGAGCAGTCATAGCCGCTTTCGGTATAGCTTCATCACCAATCAACGACATTATGAAGAAAACGAGAGAAAAAACAGCAATGAGTACTACTTGCTGTTTGGCGTAAAAACCGAGCTGACCGGCAAAACGACCTTGGAAGCGGAGACAGCATTACTGCAAAAAAGCTTCCCGAATAACGGTGAAGCAGAGACGTTTCGAGGGGTTAACTGGGATGTGGAAGCCAATTGGCGACCAGTGAAACATTCAACGTTTACTTTGTATACGTGGCAACGCGTCAAAGATCCGAGTGAGGAAGGGGGCTACATCCTCAATAGTCACTACGGCGTTGCTTGGCAGCATCAATGGTGGGTGAAACGCCTGTCATCGCGAATTGAATATGGCTATGAAACCGAAGATTATCGCATGGCTAACAATGACCGCCGAGATGAAACGCAGATCGTCAAAGTGTCGTTAGGTTACGACTTTAGACCATCGGTTCGTTTGGAGATGAATTATCAATGGAATGGAATGGACTCGAACGAAGACGTTGACCGTTTCAACATTGGCGGCAACGGATCAAGTGAATGGGTCGAGCGCCAATTAGGATACGACCAGTCGTTCATCGAATTGCAGTTGAAGTTGCAGATATAA
- a CDS encoding ABC transporter transmembrane domain-containing protein, producing the protein MKKTTLKRLFAYPLAQPKPMMTGLVFLLIAAISNAGGPWLIQHFIDEHITKDNYTQQTLVLLASGYIGLLLCSALFQYLQGLQFNIVATGIIKTIRKQAFHRVIKQPLSAFDYTPTGKLVSRLTNDTESLQQFYELLIASVVKNLVMILVMLGVMLILSWQLTLVVLVLLPVVVGFMVLFQKLSSHAYRVMRDLLTDINGNMSESIQGMSVIQLMRQEKRFNQQFNQLTEQHFNAGRKVIKLNGILLRPLMDLLAGIALLTLVAIFGFSGTELIGVGVLYAFISYLGRITEPLIEMTQQLALLQQALVASERIFEMMDAPEQSYGNDQQPLKSGSIAIEQLNFSYDGKQLVLKQIDIDVEHQQFVALVGHTGSGKSTLASLLMGFYPVSQGKLKLDGRPIASLAKSVLRKDVAMVQQDPHILPTSVRENIALGREVSDDIIWQSLEQVGLAEQIKRYPQLLDTQLGQGETNLSAGQKQLLAMARVLIAKPKILILDEATANIDSGTEALIQRSLNALRHDMTLVVIAHRLSTIMEADKIVVLHHGDLVEMGSHKQLLAQQGRYAQMYQLQQAGQHIKEIEQQEEQELEQAS; encoded by the coding sequence ATGAAAAAGACCACGTTGAAACGCTTATTTGCTTATCCATTGGCGCAACCCAAACCCATGATGACGGGTTTAGTCTTTTTGTTGATTGCGGCCATCAGCAATGCGGGGGGCCCTTGGCTTATCCAACACTTTATTGATGAGCACATTACCAAAGACAATTACACTCAACAGACACTTGTCTTGCTGGCTAGTGGCTATATTGGCCTGCTGCTTTGCTCAGCTTTGTTTCAATATCTTCAAGGTTTGCAATTTAACATTGTCGCGACAGGCATCATTAAAACCATTCGCAAGCAAGCCTTTCATCGTGTGATCAAGCAACCTTTGTCGGCTTTTGATTACACCCCTACTGGCAAGTTGGTCTCAAGACTCACCAACGACACGGAATCTCTGCAGCAGTTCTACGAACTGTTGATCGCCTCCGTGGTGAAGAACCTCGTGATGATCTTAGTGATGCTGGGCGTTATGCTGATTTTGAGCTGGCAGCTAACGTTGGTGGTCTTGGTTTTGCTGCCCGTTGTGGTTGGTTTTATGGTGCTATTTCAAAAGCTCAGCAGCCATGCATACCGAGTGATGCGTGACTTGCTTACCGACATCAATGGCAACATGAGCGAATCGATCCAAGGGATGAGCGTGATCCAACTGATGCGCCAAGAAAAACGCTTTAACCAACAGTTTAATCAACTGACCGAGCAACATTTCAATGCGGGCCGTAAAGTCATCAAGCTAAATGGCATTTTACTTCGACCCTTGATGGATTTATTGGCGGGCATCGCTTTGCTCACCCTCGTTGCCATTTTCGGTTTCAGTGGTACCGAGCTCATTGGTGTTGGCGTACTGTACGCGTTTATCAGCTACCTTGGCCGTATTACTGAACCGTTAATAGAAATGACGCAACAACTAGCGCTACTGCAACAAGCTTTAGTGGCCAGCGAACGCATTTTTGAAATGATGGATGCACCGGAACAAAGCTATGGTAATGATCAGCAGCCACTTAAAAGTGGTTCCATCGCCATAGAGCAGCTGAACTTTAGCTACGATGGTAAGCAGCTGGTATTGAAACAGATCGACATTGACGTGGAACACCAGCAATTTGTCGCTTTGGTCGGCCACACGGGTAGCGGAAAAAGTACGCTCGCTTCGCTATTGATGGGCTTCTACCCAGTAAGCCAAGGCAAACTGAAACTGGATGGGCGCCCTATTGCGTCATTGGCAAAATCGGTGCTGCGAAAAGACGTGGCGATGGTTCAACAAGATCCACATATTCTGCCAACCTCGGTCAGAGAAAATATTGCTTTGGGAAGAGAAGTGTCAGACGACATCATTTGGCAATCTTTAGAACAAGTTGGTTTGGCTGAGCAGATCAAACGCTACCCTCAATTGCTGGACACCCAACTAGGCCAAGGAGAAACCAACCTCTCTGCTGGACAAAAACAGTTGTTGGCCATGGCCCGAGTGCTTATCGCTAAGCCGAAAATTTTAATCCTCGACGAAGCGACGGCAAACATCGATTCAGGGACTGAGGCACTGATACAGCGCAGTTTGAATGCACTACGCCATGATATGACGCTAGTGGTGATTGCACACCGCCTTTCCACCATCATGGAGGCCGACAAAATTGTGGTTTTACACCACGGAGATTTGGTTGAAATGGGCAGCCACAAACAGCTGCTTGCACAGCAAGGGCGATACGCACAGATGTACCAGTTGCAACAAGCAGGCCAGCATATCAAGGAAATTGAACAGCAAGAGGAGCAAGAACTGGAACAAGCCAGCTAA
- a CDS encoding HD domain-containing phosphohydrolase, whose amino-acid sequence MELLEVNNCAYFHHTNSLNEQLESIRDRMRIHEPSIDRISFALFDEDDNQLKTYADSSGLYPQLAHFSAYLDELPMLQRCVEEQSHRIVADLNSLASSKHVMSLLHAGYRSSVAIPCFEKDKFVGFLFLNSREVDAFDEGLIEKLQPYIDMVKFTIVSEYQIVHAIADCAERTQVLFPVYHKDSCAHKERMSHYTRIIAHDMAAEWSLDDETIEHLSLFARFHDLGKVRLDIELVCKTDTLDEQERNTMRNHVENGIEIMDRILESLGNPNHPSITLLTQIMAYHHEFLDGSGYPFGLKGEEIPPAARIVSVANVFDALTTHRPYRQAWSVTHALLELEKMVIAGKLDRRCVNALREHQEELRDVVARFPEHDPKDGFY is encoded by the coding sequence ATGGAACTGCTAGAAGTCAACAATTGTGCTTATTTTCATCACACGAATTCATTGAATGAGCAATTGGAAAGCATTCGTGATCGCATGCGTATCCATGAGCCTAGTATCGATCGGATTTCGTTTGCACTGTTTGATGAAGATGACAACCAATTGAAAACCTATGCTGACAGCAGTGGCTTGTATCCTCAACTCGCACACTTTAGTGCCTATTTGGATGAGCTGCCAATGTTGCAGCGTTGTGTCGAAGAGCAGAGCCACCGTATTGTTGCGGATTTAAACAGCTTGGCGTCCAGTAAGCATGTGATGTCGCTTCTTCATGCAGGTTATCGTTCATCGGTTGCCATTCCATGTTTTGAAAAAGACAAATTTGTGGGTTTTCTCTTCCTGAACTCTCGAGAAGTGGACGCGTTTGATGAAGGGCTGATTGAGAAACTTCAGCCTTACATTGATATGGTGAAATTCACCATTGTCTCTGAATATCAGATCGTGCACGCCATTGCGGATTGTGCTGAACGAACTCAAGTTCTGTTTCCTGTTTACCATAAAGATTCGTGTGCGCACAAAGAGCGCATGAGCCATTACACCCGAATCATTGCGCACGACATGGCGGCGGAGTGGTCGCTAGACGACGAAACCATAGAGCATCTCTCTCTTTTCGCCCGCTTCCACGATTTGGGTAAAGTGAGACTCGACATCGAACTGGTGTGCAAAACCGATACGCTGGATGAGCAAGAACGCAATACGATGCGTAATCATGTTGAAAATGGCATAGAGATTATGGATCGCATCTTGGAATCGCTTGGCAATCCAAATCATCCAAGCATCACACTTCTTACACAAATTATGGCCTATCACCATGAGTTTTTAGATGGCTCAGGTTATCCATTTGGTTTGAAAGGGGAGGAAATACCACCTGCGGCAAGAATTGTCTCGGTAGCGAATGTGTTTGATGCGCTCACCACGCACAGGCCTTATCGCCAAGCTTGGTCGGTGACGCATGCCTTGCTAGAGCTTGAAAAAATGGTGATTGCAGGAAAACTGGATCGCAGATGCGTGAATGCGCTGCGCGAACACCAAGAAGAGCTGCGTGATGTTGTGGCGCGTTTTCCAGAACACGACCCCAAAGATGGTTTCTACTAA
- a CDS encoding alanine/glycine:cation symporter family protein, whose amino-acid sequence MVKNVMLAMLGSTVALNASAAGLDEKINEVVAPIVNPFVGMIFSTIPFPFSDVQVPWIVLWLVVAATFFTFYLGFINVRGFKHAIDLVSGKYSDPKAKDQGEVSHFQALTTALSGTVGLGNIAGVAVAVSIGGAGATFWMILAGLLGMSSKFVECALGVKYRNTNPDGSVSGGPMYYLSKGLADRGNAAFGRTLAVLFSVFAIGGALGGGNMFQANQAFKQVVEVTGGASSFLADKGWLFGLILAAIVGVVIIGGIKSIAKVTEKVVPFMAGIYVGTALIIIGMNFDRIDDAFAAIFNGAFTGEGITGGVIGVLIQGFKRAAFSNEAGVGSAAIAHAAVKTKEPMSEGFVSLLEPFIDTVVICTMTALVIIITGYLDNGSGLAGVELTSAAFGSAISWFPYILAIAVVLFAFSTMISWSYYGLKAWTYLFGESKTAELIFKIKFCMFVVIGSAMNLGPVIDFSDAMIFAMALVNIVGLYILVPEVKHDMKDYLARLQAGKVYKVQQQNIEEPTQA is encoded by the coding sequence ATGGTAAAAAATGTAATGCTGGCCATGTTAGGCAGCACTGTGGCGCTCAACGCTTCAGCAGCCGGCTTGGATGAAAAAATCAACGAGGTCGTGGCACCTATCGTCAACCCCTTTGTTGGAATGATCTTCTCGACCATTCCATTCCCTTTTTCTGACGTACAGGTTCCTTGGATTGTATTGTGGCTCGTCGTTGCTGCGACGTTTTTCACTTTTTATCTCGGCTTCATTAACGTACGCGGTTTTAAACACGCGATTGATCTGGTTTCAGGCAAATATTCTGATCCTAAAGCTAAAGACCAAGGTGAAGTTTCTCACTTTCAAGCCTTGACCACTGCCCTTTCCGGTACCGTTGGCCTTGGTAACATTGCCGGTGTTGCCGTCGCGGTCTCTATCGGTGGTGCTGGTGCCACATTCTGGATGATACTGGCAGGCCTACTGGGCATGTCCAGTAAGTTTGTTGAATGTGCACTGGGCGTGAAATACCGCAATACCAACCCAGACGGTTCAGTGTCGGGTGGTCCTATGTACTACCTCAGCAAAGGTCTCGCCGATCGCGGTAACGCGGCGTTTGGTCGAACTCTTGCAGTGCTCTTCTCCGTTTTTGCCATTGGGGGTGCTTTGGGTGGCGGTAACATGTTCCAAGCCAACCAAGCGTTTAAGCAAGTGGTTGAAGTGACAGGCGGAGCATCTTCATTCCTTGCTGACAAAGGCTGGCTATTTGGTTTGATCCTCGCCGCCATCGTCGGCGTCGTGATCATCGGTGGTATCAAATCGATCGCAAAAGTGACCGAGAAAGTGGTGCCATTTATGGCGGGTATCTATGTCGGTACTGCTCTGATCATCATCGGCATGAACTTCGATCGCATCGACGACGCATTCGCGGCGATTTTCAATGGCGCCTTTACTGGCGAAGGCATCACTGGCGGTGTGATTGGTGTATTGATTCAAGGCTTTAAACGTGCGGCATTCTCGAATGAAGCAGGTGTGGGTTCAGCGGCCATCGCACACGCAGCGGTAAAAACCAAAGAGCCGATGTCTGAAGGTTTTGTTTCGCTCCTTGAACCTTTCATCGATACCGTCGTGATTTGTACGATGACCGCCTTGGTGATCATCATTACTGGTTACTTGGATAACGGCTCTGGTCTCGCGGGTGTTGAACTGACGTCTGCCGCTTTTGGTAGCGCCATTAGTTGGTTCCCATACATCCTGGCGATCGCAGTAGTGTTGTTCGCGTTTTCAACGATGATTTCATGGTCATACTACGGCTTGAAAGCATGGACTTACCTATTCGGTGAAAGCAAGACTGCAGAGCTGATTTTCAAAATTAAATTCTGCATGTTTGTGGTGATTGGCTCTGCGATGAACCTAGGCCCAGTGATTGATTTCTCTGACGCGATGATCTTTGCCATGGCATTGGTGAACATTGTTGGCCTGTACATTCTTGTACCTGAAGTTAAACACGATATGAAAGATTATCTAGCGCGCCTACAAGCAGGCAAAGTCTACAAAGTACAGCAGCAAAATATCGAAGAACCGACACAAGCGTAA
- a CDS encoding Dps family protein has product MSNTNYIGLDQQLAQALAEQLNQLLANYQVLYMNTRGYHWNIKGQQFFELHVKFEEIYTDLQVKVDELAERILTLGFTPKHSFSTYLLNSEIAEHQDVFSGEESVSGLVDGFSKLLVKQRAILKQAGEAEDEGTAALMGDYIREQEKLLWMLNAYLQ; this is encoded by the coding sequence ATGTCTAATACAAATTATATCGGTCTCGATCAGCAGCTAGCTCAAGCGTTGGCAGAACAACTCAATCAACTTCTTGCAAACTATCAAGTGCTTTACATGAACACTCGTGGTTACCACTGGAATATCAAAGGTCAGCAGTTTTTCGAATTGCACGTAAAATTTGAAGAAATCTATACCGATCTGCAGGTGAAGGTGGATGAATTGGCAGAGCGTATTTTAACGCTTGGTTTTACGCCAAAACACAGCTTTAGCACCTACTTACTAAACAGTGAGATTGCTGAACATCAAGATGTGTTCAGTGGCGAGGAGTCTGTTTCTGGTTTGGTGGATGGCTTTAGCAAGTTGTTGGTTAAGCAACGTGCGATTCTTAAGCAGGCAGGTGAAGCAGAAGATGAAGGTACCGCTGCGCTGATGGGAGATTACATCCGCGAGCAAGAAAAACTGTTGTGGATGCTTAACGCTTACCTCCAATAA